From the Leptospira biflexa serovar Patoc strain 'Patoc 1 (Paris)' genome, one window contains:
- a CDS encoding methyl-accepting chemotaxis protein: MKPKEIISKPKSKSFFLVYTLFTNLDPFLFFVGIFLIFGWANFASFIKILLYLAPPIIGFHSLLFFLKHKEFKKLLYRPEEIPYTEKELNIIRKLSKNGALNILSTNVGGPILTMVLAYHFGMVRSYGEVVFLSLLGVLLAMAISSFFYVYVEQRMYDVYNQLKLKPLSLFANLFFPIFSTFVIEYFLFSFYIYSQFRSHVDVNQLQLICIGLSFFIILIISLLFFVLWKLTGNTSATIRDVSDILKSFAEGDLRSDVRINETRNEIGVISLYLEEAKTKLNRLLTSIINHSSKIQLEAKTLEGLSSESAEHSQVQAASLEEVAAALEENGSSINGIYSDALEQKKLTAATNESIEHLFTISSSVKDISLHAKEKADSVESEVIKSGKSITSAIQSIEEVDKNAVEIGKILEIIKDISEQVNLLALNASIEAARAGDMGRGFAVVASEVGKLAERTASSTKTISDLIKRVSISTHMSVDSVKSASETFRYLSESVIEIINNIDKVNQANLEQITEVEEIRKQSENIVNRSSSVSFATEEQKKVNEEMGTSVHHLANDTAKLSMMSEKTAKSSAELNSLIVELNKELSLFKL, from the coding sequence ATGAAACCAAAAGAAATTATTTCCAAACCAAAATCAAAAAGTTTTTTCCTAGTTTATACACTCTTTACCAATTTGGATCCATTTTTATTCTTTGTAGGGATATTTCTTATTTTTGGTTGGGCAAATTTTGCATCCTTTATTAAAATTTTACTCTACTTAGCACCCCCCATTATAGGATTTCACTCGCTTCTGTTTTTTCTGAAACATAAAGAGTTTAAAAAACTATTATATCGTCCAGAAGAGATCCCCTATACTGAAAAAGAACTCAATATCATTCGCAAACTTTCCAAAAATGGAGCACTCAATATTCTTTCTACGAATGTGGGGGGACCTATTCTCACAATGGTCCTTGCTTACCATTTTGGTATGGTAAGATCTTATGGTGAAGTCGTGTTTCTTTCTTTGTTAGGTGTATTACTTGCGATGGCAATTTCTTCTTTTTTCTACGTTTATGTTGAGCAAAGAATGTATGATGTTTACAATCAATTGAAACTCAAACCTCTCAGTTTGTTTGCTAATTTATTTTTCCCTATTTTTTCTACATTTGTGATCGAATACTTTTTGTTTTCATTTTACATCTATTCACAATTTCGAAGTCATGTTGATGTCAACCAATTACAATTGATCTGTATTGGATTGAGTTTTTTCATAATATTGATCATTTCTTTATTGTTTTTTGTTCTATGGAAATTGACAGGTAATACATCAGCAACCATCCGAGATGTATCCGATATCTTGAAATCTTTCGCCGAAGGTGATTTACGTTCTGATGTTCGAATCAATGAAACTCGAAATGAAATTGGTGTAATCTCTCTCTATTTAGAAGAAGCAAAAACAAAACTCAATCGCCTATTGACTTCAATTATAAACCATTCTTCCAAAATCCAATTAGAAGCAAAAACGTTAGAAGGTTTATCAAGTGAGTCAGCAGAACATTCACAAGTTCAAGCTGCTTCTTTAGAAGAGGTTGCTGCAGCATTAGAAGAAAATGGGTCATCCATCAATGGAATTTATTCGGATGCTTTAGAACAAAAAAAATTAACGGCCGCTACAAATGAATCCATTGAACATTTATTTACAATATCATCCAGTGTGAAAGATATTTCGCTTCATGCCAAAGAGAAGGCAGACTCGGTAGAATCTGAAGTAATCAAAAGTGGAAAATCAATTACAAGTGCAATCCAATCCATAGAAGAAGTAGACAAAAATGCAGTTGAAATTGGAAAAATTTTGGAGATCATAAAAGATATTTCGGAACAAGTCAACTTACTTGCGTTAAATGCTTCAATTGAGGCAGCTCGTGCTGGTGATATGGGAAGAGGATTTGCTGTGGTTGCTTCCGAAGTGGGAAAACTCGCCGAAAGAACCGCATCTTCTACAAAAACCATATCAGATCTTATCAAACGAGTTTCCATTTCAACTCATATGTCGGTTGATTCTGTAAAATCTGCGAGCGAGACATTCCGTTATCTATCAGAAAGTGTCATCGAGATCATCAATAATATAGATAAGGTAAACCAAGCCAATTTAGAACAAATCACAGAAGTGGAAGAAATTAGAAAACAATCGGAAAATATAGTCAATAGGTCCTCTTCTGTTTCGTTTGCAACGGAAGAACAAAAAAAAGTAAATGAAGAGATGGGAACGTCCGTCCATCATTTGGCAAATGATACAGCAAAATTATCGATGATGTCTGAAAAAACAGCTAAATCATCGGCTGAATTAAATTCTCTCATTGTCGAATTGAACAAAGAATTATCTTTGTTTAAATTATGA
- a CDS encoding phosphate signaling complex PhoU family protein, translated as MIISKFYYLRKNLYSMAELVLEQVILLSEALEADDYEQALNIVERDDLIDDLEKENDNLSQNAILEAVSNRNILGMGDVDNGIVLKKDPLRFALSAIRITRNMERMGDQVVNCADVFRHQTIRKGLFKNEEPMTLILSRVTTLAGMAIESLVEEKERFMGSVNSLEDELNELCDQAFKKYRSVPDMEKQEFADVYRIILALERLGDYAVNVAEELVRLNTGKDIRHLENVKSKPTLYP; from the coding sequence ATGATCATCTCTAAATTTTATTACCTACGAAAAAACTTATACTCGATGGCAGAACTTGTTTTGGAACAAGTGATCCTCCTCAGTGAAGCATTAGAAGCAGATGATTATGAACAAGCTCTCAATATTGTGGAACGTGATGACCTCATTGATGATTTGGAAAAGGAAAATGATAACCTATCCCAAAATGCCATTTTAGAAGCCGTGAGTAACCGCAACATCTTAGGGATGGGGGATGTGGACAATGGCATCGTATTAAAAAAAGACCCCCTTCGTTTTGCCCTCTCGGCGATCCGGATCACAAGGAATATGGAACGTATGGGTGACCAGGTGGTGAACTGTGCGGATGTGTTCCGGCATCAAACCATTCGCAAAGGCCTATTCAAAAACGAAGAACCAATGACTTTAATTTTATCTCGAGTCACCACTCTTGCGGGTATGGCGATAGAATCCCTCGTCGAAGAAAAAGAACGTTTCATGGGAAGTGTGAATTCTTTAGAAGATGAGTTGAACGAACTTTGTGACCAAGCATTCAAAAAGTATCGGTCGGTTCCCGATATGGAGAAACAAGAATTTGCAGACGTATACCGAATCATTCTCGCATTAGAAAGGTTAGGTGACTATGCCGTGAATGTTGCGGAAGAACTTGTTCGTCTGAATACCGGAAAAGACATCCGCCATTTGGAAAACGTAAAGTCGAAACCTACTTTATATCCATAA
- a CDS encoding chemotaxis protein CheW → MAKETSQANQFIHEQYIIFNLGDEEYAIPITIVEEIVKITNLIRVPQSKSYFAGIMDIRGKVVRMIDLAKRLNIKNVNEAADRAIVINVSGKSIGVIVDKVSHVVHFPANQVDPPPPSVKGISSRYITGVGKKDNRFIILIDIEKILTVEEITELATV, encoded by the coding sequence ATGGCAAAAGAAACATCCCAAGCAAACCAATTCATTCATGAACAATACATCATTTTCAATTTGGGCGATGAAGAATATGCCATCCCCATCACAATTGTAGAAGAAATTGTCAAAATCACAAACCTAATCCGTGTTCCACAATCAAAGAGTTACTTTGCAGGGATCATGGACATCCGAGGCAAAGTGGTTCGGATGATAGACCTTGCCAAACGTTTGAATATCAAAAATGTAAACGAAGCGGCAGACCGTGCGATTGTGATCAATGTCTCTGGCAAATCGATTGGAGTGATCGTGGACAAAGTGTCCCATGTCGTTCATTTCCCTGCCAACCAAGTCGACCCACCACCACCTTCGGTGAAAGGGATTTCTTCTCGTTACATCACAGGAGTCGGGAAAAAAGACAACCGCTTCATTATCCTCATTGATATTGAAAAAATCCTGACAGTAGAAGAAATTACGGAACTGGCCACCGTTTAA
- a CDS encoding response regulator → MGYSKNKRSNPNQTPSIIIAVTAHVLNEHKERCLEVGMDGFVSKPFYIENLLQTYREILYKRNQ, encoded by the coding sequence GTGGGTTACTCAAAAAACAAAAGATCCAATCCGAATCAAACTCCTTCCATCATCATTGCAGTGACAGCCCATGTCTTAAATGAACACAAAGAAAGATGTTTGGAAGTGGGTATGGATGGATTCGTAAGCAAACCATTTTACATTGAAAACTTGTTACAAACGTATCGAGAAATTTTATACAAACGAAACCAATAA
- a CDS encoding hybrid sensor histidine kinase/response regulator: MLDRTWKPKGRLFPYLLTNFILFIFVSIAFAFYTASERNIDAAEESRHRSLQIANELRQSSDQLTNLVRLYAIQKEPKFKAYFQRILEIRNGVRPRPNEYDYAYWDLVIADQLPPPSEEGEKISILDAMKQAGFLESDFLLLSLSKEKSDQLTKIEFESMSMIDRELKTGKSNPKAVAILFDDQYLKFKAEIMKPINDLYHQLDDRTTQAILDAKEKVFFLRTVLILSGIVFGISLYFTHRSLVSIMGGSVDEVFRLISLLGEGKFTGDIQILNDNKTILNSLNTTQKRLQELYEKTEMASRAKSEFLASMSHEIRTPLNGVIGITQILFETDLDAEQKSYLKTIADAGKALLNILNDILDFSKIDAGKLTIQKTPFHLANLVREIFDLFAIEANTKQLEFKFEINPDVPEVIVSDPSRIRQILFNLIGNAIKFTETGFVILSIKKEEHSILFQIKDSGIGISYEKLTSLFQKFSQVDTSTSRKYGGTGLGLAISERLVGLLEGKIGVESVKGVGSTFWCSFPLSIEEETNSYQIEISSPVSKQIPISDSLEMNKKPNVVPFDGKRVLVVEDNVLNQKVIGGLLKKQKIQSESNSFHHHCSDSPCLK, from the coding sequence ATGTTGGATAGAACTTGGAAACCAAAAGGAAGATTGTTTCCCTATCTACTCACCAATTTCATTTTATTTATTTTTGTATCCATAGCCTTTGCTTTTTACACTGCTAGTGAACGAAACATTGATGCGGCGGAGGAAAGCCGGCATCGGTCGTTACAAATTGCCAATGAACTCCGCCAGTCATCAGACCAACTAACAAACCTTGTCCGTTTGTATGCAATTCAAAAAGAACCAAAATTCAAAGCTTACTTCCAACGCATTTTAGAGATCCGAAATGGTGTTAGGCCACGACCTAATGAGTATGACTATGCTTATTGGGATTTGGTCATTGCCGATCAATTACCTCCACCTTCCGAAGAGGGGGAAAAGATCAGCATTTTGGATGCCATGAAACAAGCTGGTTTTTTAGAGTCAGATTTTTTATTACTATCCTTATCTAAAGAAAAATCAGACCAACTCACCAAAATCGAATTTGAATCCATGTCGATGATCGACAGGGAATTAAAAACTGGAAAATCCAATCCCAAAGCAGTAGCAATTTTATTTGATGATCAGTATCTGAAATTCAAAGCAGAGATTATGAAACCAATCAATGATTTATACCACCAATTGGATGACCGGACAACTCAGGCAATATTGGATGCAAAAGAAAAAGTTTTTTTCCTACGAACAGTTCTTATCTTATCTGGAATTGTTTTTGGAATTAGTTTGTATTTCACACATCGATCGTTGGTGTCCATTATGGGAGGGAGTGTCGACGAAGTCTTTCGACTCATTTCTTTACTTGGTGAAGGAAAATTTACAGGTGATATCCAAATCTTAAATGATAACAAAACAATCTTAAATAGTTTAAATACGACACAAAAAAGGTTACAGGAGTTATACGAAAAGACAGAAATGGCAAGTCGTGCCAAATCTGAATTTTTAGCATCGATGAGTCATGAGATACGAACTCCTCTGAACGGAGTGATTGGAATCACACAGATTTTATTCGAAACAGATTTAGATGCAGAACAAAAGTCCTATTTAAAAACGATCGCTGATGCAGGAAAAGCACTCTTAAATATTCTAAACGATATTCTAGATTTCTCAAAAATCGATGCGGGAAAATTAACAATTCAAAAAACTCCATTTCACTTAGCAAATTTAGTCAGGGAAATTTTTGATTTATTTGCCATCGAAGCAAATACCAAACAATTAGAATTTAAATTCGAAATTAATCCCGATGTGCCTGAGGTGATTGTTTCAGATCCAAGTCGAATTCGACAAATTTTATTCAACTTAATTGGAAATGCGATTAAATTTACGGAAACTGGATTCGTGATTCTTTCGATCAAAAAAGAAGAACATTCGATCTTATTTCAAATCAAAGATTCAGGAATTGGAATTTCCTATGAAAAACTCACTTCTTTATTCCAAAAATTTTCGCAAGTTGATACTTCCACCTCACGTAAGTATGGTGGAACTGGGCTCGGCCTTGCCATTTCCGAAAGATTGGTTGGTCTTTTAGAGGGAAAAATTGGTGTGGAAAGTGTGAAAGGAGTAGGAAGTACATTTTGGTGTTCGTTTCCACTTAGCATAGAGGAAGAAACCAATTCCTACCAAATTGAAATTTCGTCGCCTGTATCCAAACAAATTCCAATTTCAGATTCATTGGAAATGAACAAAAAACCAAATGTGGTTCCATTTGATGGGAAACGAGTTTTAGTCGTAGAAGACAATGTATTAAACCAAAAAGTGATTGGTGGGTTACTCAAAAAACAAAAGATCCAATCCGAATCAAACTCCTTCCATCATCATTGCAGTGACAGCCCATGTCTTAAATGA